The following proteins are encoded in a genomic region of Musa acuminata AAA Group cultivar baxijiao chromosome BXJ2-11, Cavendish_Baxijiao_AAA, whole genome shotgun sequence:
- the LOC135627781 gene encoding probable cytochrome c oxidase subunit 5C-1, with amino-acid sequence MAAHKIAHATLKGPSVVKEICIGLTLGLFAGGLWKMHHWNEQRKTRAFYDMLEKGEISVIAAEE; translated from the coding sequence ATGGCTGCTCATAAAATTGCACATGCAACTCTAAAAGGTCCTAGTGTTGTCAAGGAGATATGCATTGGCCTTACACTGGGTCTGTTTGCTGGTGGCCTGTGGAAGATGCACCACTGGAATGAGCAAAGGAAAACCAGAGCTTTTTACGACATGCTGGAGAAGGGTGAGATCAGTGTTATTGCTGCTGAAGAATAG
- the LOC103970440 gene encoding ubiquitin-conjugating enzyme E2 32, translated as MAEERYNRRNPAVKRILQEVKEMQSNPSDDFMSLPLEENIFEWQFAIRGPRDTEFEGGIYHGRIQLPAEYPFKPPSFMFLTPNGRFETQTKICLSISNYHPEHWQPSWSVRTALVALIAFMSTNPNGALGSLDYKKDVRRELAIKSREAAPRYGNPERQNLIDEIHQYMLSKAPSVPQLPPTPTTEPTDIIVNEEQVNADSDAIAATEDLPNQEVEQGAMEDGHVDRGNAATGPPTARVSLSRTPAAEVVEQPQRPTARAPNSLDDRVLTWAAIWLVVAILLLLAKKILKSNAYAGYMSGFK; from the exons ATGGCGGAAGAGCGGTACAACCGGAGGAACCCGGCGGTGAAGCGGATCCTCCAGGAGGTGAAGGAGATGCAGTCCAACCCGTCCGACGATTTCATGAGCCTTCCCCTCGAG GAAAACATTTTCGAGTGGCAGTTCGCCATTCGAGGGCCTCGGGATACTGAGTTCGAAGGAGGAATCTATCACGGACGGATCCAATTGCCTGCTGAATACCCGTTTAAGCCACCTTCTTTCATGTTTTTAACC CCGAATGGTCGTTTTGAAACACAGACCAAGATCTGCTtaagcatctcaaattatcatccCGAACATTGGCAACCATCGTGGAGCG TGAGAACAGCATTAGTTGCCCTAATTGCATTTATGTCAACCAATCCCAATGGGGCTTTGGGTTCACTGGACTATAAGAAAGATGTCAGGCGTGAACTTGCCATCAAGTCCCGTGAAGCTGCTCCCAGATATGGCAACCCAGAAAGACAAAATTTAATAGATGAG ATTCATCAATACATGCTGAGCAAAGCTCCTTCTGTGCCTCAACTTCCACCAACCCCAACCACCGAGCCTACAGATATCATTGTAAATGAAGAACAAGTCAATGCTGATTCTGATGCTATCGCAGCAACCGAGGATCTTCCAAACCAGGAAGTAGAACAGGGAGCCATGGAAGATGGGCATGTGGATCGTGGCAACGCAGCCACAGGCCCCCCAACTGCCAGAGTGAGTTTGTCAAGGACGCCAGCAGCCGAGGTGGTTGAGCAGCCCCAGAGGCCCACTGCCAGAGCTCCGAACTCCCTGGATGATCGTGTGCTCACTTGGGCCGCCATCTGGTTGGTCGTCGCAATTTTGCTCCTCTTAGCAAAGAAGATTCTGAAATCTAATGCATATGCTGGATATATGAGTGGCTTTAAATAG